One part of the Raphanus sativus cultivar WK10039 chromosome 7, ASM80110v3, whole genome shotgun sequence genome encodes these proteins:
- the LOC130498024 gene encoding uncharacterized protein LOC130498024 codes for MSSSSSDGLDQRLDEVFDEICEDTLNNFLEPQTDKQRKRAYIERNREEGHTRLWNDYFAENLTYEAHLFRRRFRMNKELFMSIVYGLSQNVPFFQHKPDATGRLGLSPLQKCTAAIRMLAYGSAADAVDEYLRLGESTALSCLHHFTDGIIQLFGDQYLRRPTPEDLQRLLDIGEKRGFPGMIGSIDCMHWRWKNCPTGWKGQYARGSSKPTIVLEAVASQDLWIWHAFFGPPGTLNDINVLDRSPVFDDIIEGRAPRLEYVVNGHKYKLAYYLTDGIYPKWSTFIQSISRPQGPKARLFAKKQEAARKDVERAFGVLQARFAIVKNPALTWDKKKIGKIMRACIIIHNMIVENERNGYTRIDISEFEEGSVTRGSHVETQTDMPTNLHNIFVNQNEKELRDRRIHEPLKKDLIEHIWNKFGDE; via the coding sequence ATGTCATCATCTTCATCCGATGGACTCGACCAAAGATTGGATGAAGTTTTCGACGAAATATGCGAAGATACATTAAACAACTTCTTGGAACCCCAAACCGATAAGCAAAGGAAGCGTGCTTATATAGAACGAAACCGTGAAGAAGGACACACCCGTTTATGGAATGACTACTTTGCCGAAAATCTCACATATGAAGCACATTTATTCAGACGCCGTTTCCGTATGAACAAGGAATTATTCATGAGTATTGTCTATGGCCTCTCACAGAACGTTCCATTCTTTCAACACAAACCAGATGCTACCGGGAGGCTTGGTCTTTCTCCACTACAAAAATGTACGGCAGCAATTCGTATGCTTGCATATGGTTCGGCGGCTGACGCGGTTGACgaatatctccgacttggtgaAAGCACGGCACTTTCGTGTTTACATCATTTCACTGATGGAATAATACAATTATTTGGGGATCAGTATTTACGCAGACCCACACCAGAGGATCTTCAACGACTTCTCGACATTGGAGAAAAACGCGGGTTTCCTGGGATGATTGGAAGCATTGACTGTATGCATTGGAGGTGGAAAAATTGTCCAACCGGTTGGAAAGGACAGTACGCACGTGGATCAAGCAAACCGACAATTGTCTTAGAGGCTGTAGCTTCACAagatctttggatatggcacgcCTTTTTTGGTCCTCCAGGTACCTTAAACGATATTAATGTCCTCGATCGATCtcctgtttttgatgacattatAGAAGGTCGAGCTCCAAGGTTAGAGTACGTGGTCAACGGGCACAAGTATAAGTTAGCTTACTATCTCACAGACGGTATATATCCAaaatggtcaacatttatcCAATCTATCTCACGTCCTCAAGGTCCTAAAGCACGGTTATTTGCTAAAAAACAAGAAGCAGCCCGAAAAGATGTGGAACGGGCTTTTGGAGTTTTGCAAGCTCGATTTGCGATTGTCAAAAATCCAGCTCTTACAtgggacaaaaaaaagatagggAAGATTATGCGAGCATGTATCATAATACACAATATGATAGTCGAAAATGAACGCAATGGATACACTCGCATCGACATATCGGAATTTGAAGAAGGAAGTGTCACCAGAGGTTCACATGTGGAAACCCAAACCGACATGCCTACAAATCTCCATAACATATTTGTCAATCAGAACGAGAAAGAACTTCGGGATAGGCGTATACATGAACCACTGAAAAAAGATTTAATTGAGCATA
- the LOC108838165 gene encoding uncharacterized protein LOC108838165 translates to MGQDYSYSQPSSSEYDITSLLEEEAALYADEAAALYADEAESSYMIGEPAEYPPRAEPVTQLSRNNSTDLMAMEEMSDDLQTQLSQLKDQGIKSEQKLVKLEKTVVVCLLVCVLLLMGLVFIYLRGEFLSSSF, encoded by the coding sequence ATGGGACAGGATTACAGTTACAGTCAGCCTTCTTCATCAGAGTACGACATCACCTCTcttcttgaagaagaagctgcaCTCTACGCTGATGAAGCAGCTGCACTCTACGCTGATGAAGCTGAGAGTAGCTACATGATCGGAGAGCCGGCTGAGTACCCACCTCGAGCTGAGCCTGTTACACAACTCAGCAGAAACAACTCAACAGACCTTATGGCTATGGAGGAGATGAGTGATGACTTGCAGACACAACTCAGCCAGCTTAAGGATCAAGGTATTAAGAGTGAGCAGAAGCTGGTGAAGCTAGAGAAGACAGTGGTGGTTTGTCTCCTGGTTTGTGTATTACTGTTAATGGGTTTGGTGTTCATCTATCTGCGTGGTGAGTTTCTGTCCTCTTCCTTTTGA